A window of Zalophus californianus isolate mZalCal1 chromosome 17, mZalCal1.pri.v2, whole genome shotgun sequence genomic DNA:
TGTCTCTGACCAGGAGCCTCCCAACAGGGCACCTTGCTCTCCTCCCAGTTCCCTGCAGCTCCTGGCTCCTGGGCCCATTTGTGGGAGGTGCTGGGAGGTGCCGCTTGGGCATGACCCTCCCAGGGGCAGACGTGGTTTCCTGTTGGCATAGCAGCAGGGCTGACGGAGCTGGGACGGGCCTCTGAGCATCTCCTGGAGGTGACGCAGTGTGCTGCTTGCTCCTGGCACGGCGAGGCAGCCACCACGGAGGGCTGAGCAGCAGGAGGGCCAAGGCTGCAGGGTATCGCCcttgttttatacatttaaaaaaaaacaagaggagcTAATTAAGCCCCCAGACACCGAGGGATCATCTCTGGGAAGCTTTCTCGTCAGTCTGCCTTGTCGCCGGCGCAGTGGCTCAGCGCCGAGGCTTCCGAGCGCATGGCACCTTgaggagggctggggtggagcTCTCCACGGCGGCAGGAAAGCTCCCTTGAGGAGCTGGTGCTGGAGGTGGATATAGCGTCCGGTTCGGAATCTGGGGAGCCCGGGATACAGATGGCAGTTGGACTCACTCAGCGCAACAGAGCCTAGGCCTGGGGTGCTTGTGAACTTGGGGCTTGCAGCCACAAGGCCCCACCGGCAGTGCCGGCCTGCGCGCTCGCTTGCAGAGCTCTGTCTAGGATGGGAGATGGATTCTgcttatttaatttcaattttgccTTCTGCGGCATTCCCGAGTTGTTTGAGATAGATCATCCCTTAATCGGTTGACGACGTTTGTGAGTGAAATTCATAAAACCCTTGCCCACAACCTCTCTGAAGAGTGTTTCTTGAAATCAGACACTTGCCTTTTTAGAGTAATCACAGCTCGGGCCTGTGGGGAACGGCTGCCTCGTTCTTGTCTTCAGGGCTGCTGCCTGGGATCAACAAGGGCAGGGGCAGCCCTACCCCCCACTCCCATACCCACAGTGCCACTCCTCCTTGCCCGTCCTCCCGCTCTGCGGTGTGGGGCAGGCCCTCTCACTGGGGGGCTGAGGCCCCCTGTGGCCCCATGATCTGGCATGTGGGACCCTCGGCAGCAGGACGTGCCCAGAGGGGGTGGCGGTCTGCATTCTttccccagggctggggctctGAGATGAATCCGTCTTTCTTGCCTGGATGGCTTCTGGCTCGGGGCAGAGCTGCTCCCTGGGCCTGAAGCTTTGGCCTAGAGGCCAAGGGGTGGCGTGACTCGTAGGACAGTCAGAGGACAGTGGGTCAGGCTGGGCCTGGGAAGTGGGTTGGACAGCTGTGCAAGAGCCCCTCAGATCTCTCTCGTCCTTCTTTAAGtgaatcattaaaattaaaaaaacattttttcaccAATTCTGGAAACCAAGATCAGTCCCTCACCCAGTGGCACTGATGTATGAATCaccaagagagggagaagtaagagTGCTGAGGTCACGCCGGGTGGGGGGGCTTCTGGATATCAGGCAAGTCCCACCTGGGCAGTGCCGTGAGATCAGGGGGCTGGGGCCCCACAGCCGTGGGTCCCTGAGCCCACGGGACTATGCCCGGGCTTCTGGTTCTCGGctcctcggggtggggggtgggggtgctccgACAACAGAGAGCAGGTGCCGCCATTAGCCCGTGCCCAGAAAGAGCAGGGCACGGCTGCCCAGGGCTGCAAGTGGCCTCCCGTCGGCTGCTACCTCGCCCATCCCTGCCGGATAGCCATTAGCTGCTGCCATCACAGTCCCAAGCTGGTGCCCATGCTGGCTGTGGGAAGCAGCAAATTAAGCCAGGAGCTCCAGAACTAATAAAACCTTCCCCTGAAACATGCGGGAAATTGGagccaaagctttaaaaaaaaagacctccgTCAGCTGGGGTCAGAACTGGCCAGATTATTCCATGAAGGGCTTCTGAAGCTGGCACCCCCAAATTTTGCAGCCTCTGTCAGAGGGTGACCCAGGGAAGGAGCTGGCTCTTAAGACCctgccgggggggtgggggggcggtgggggggttCCCTTGTGGCAATTGTCCTAACCTGCCTTCAACCTACTCACATCCTTGTTAGCCTCAGACCCCGAGGGCATGAAAGGCCTTTGTCCTTCGAAGAGACACTGAGGGTAATAGCTAGAACTAGTCTTAAAATGAGGCCGATTGAGAACCTTCTAGCCTTGGACCAATAAGACAGCCTAGAACCCAGCCAGCCCTGGAATGTGGGGTGGCCAGGAGTCCCCTAGACCAACATGGATGGTGTGGAACCCAGCCCTGGCATCAGAGAGATCTGCAGCAGAGCCCGGCCTAGAACATTGTTTGCTGCATAGAGGGTTTGAGCTCAACTGGGAAGGGTGGAGAAAGTTCCACAGGGAGGCTGAGGCTTTGGTCTGGCTTGCCTGTGGATGTggttcttccttcttcctgccagtGCCATGTGTGGGCCCTCCTCTGTCTGGCGAGGACTGCCCATGGGACCAGGCAGCCTTGCTCAGTCCCATCTGCCTCTCGAGTGCTGGACGGCCCTCGTTCTGACATGTGAATACCCAAGCTCTGCTGAGGCCAGGTCTTGGGGGCTTTGGCAGCTGGAACAGGCCTTGGAGCCCACAAGGCTTTCCAGCAGGGGCTGTGTTCCCCAGGCCTGGGAAGTTCATAGGGCTCAGTGGCCTTCAGAGTCCTCAGATGAGTCGTATCTGGTGACTGCAGTCCTGGTTCCACAGGCCCAGGCCTCTCCACACCTCATCCTAAGCTCTGAGCTGCTCACGCCTACCCGTGAGGCAGCCTTGCCCTCTACACGGCCCCCCGGGACCAGGGCTTGGCCATATCCCCAGAGGGAGAATAGGTGAGTGCATGGTTAATGCACACTCAGGCAGGCCCTCATGGCCAGCGCCTTGAGGGTGCCGGGCCTGCAGAGTGGAGGACAGTGTGGACGGGAGGCCCTGAGAGTGGCTTCGGGGATTCTCACCTCTCAGCTTCTGCCCAGCTCGTGTGCCCTGGTGCACAATGGCAGGGCAGGGTAGGGCCTTAGGAGCGGTGACTTGGAGCGCACAGAGGACAGGGTAGAGAGCAGAGCCTCCCTGGAGGGCCCTCGCTGGTGCGGGCAGTGAGTCGGGGGGCTTAGGCACCAGCTGTGCAGGCTGGGCTAGAAGGCTTTAGTCCCACCCTGGGGCCACCACGCTCCTGGGCTATGCACGCACGCTGTCGCCGCCGCAGGGTTTTGCTGGTCGGTGGCCGTACCTGCTGAAGGTGTGTCCGGAGCGGCCGTGCCTGAGGGGACCCTGCCAGCCCCCCACCTGTTCCTCAGTCCTAACTCTTGactgtccccacccctccttgGGGCCCCTCACTGTCCGCGGCCAGGCCTGGGGTCAGCAGGAGACTTAGCCAAACAGGGCCGCCTGCCCCGGGCATTGGAGACCCCTCCTCCCTGGAGTGGACGGGGACAGGCAGGGGCTCCCCACGAGCTGCCTGCAGGTCCTGGGTTTCTGTCAGAACCACTGGCCTCCAGAGGACAGGCTGCCGGGACACGACCTGTCTCTCCTGCCGGGGTACACACTTGTTTCTCTGCGTGTGCACACAGGCACGTGGGTACATACTGAGAGCGTGTATGTGCATAGACTGCGGTGCATGCGTACATTTCCCCCGCAGCTCGTGTGCAAGCACACCGCTGAGTGTGTGAGGCACGCATGCTGTCTCCCcgcctgcctctcttcctcccctagGGCCCCCCGAGGGAGTGGCCGCGCGTGGTGTGTCTGTGAATCTGTCAAGCGTACCGAGCAGTGTCTCTGGGTGGTTGGTGTTGGCTGGTGTGACCTCCGCCTGGGTGTGTCTGGGTCTGCCTGTGATTCGCGTGTTGCAAGGGAGGGGACCGTAGGATGCTGGGCCCGTTGCCCAAGTGCGTCCCATCTGATGCTCATTCACGTGGGTTGGGTGAGGTGGATGTGTGTGACCTGAGACGCCTTGCCCGGTCTACCTGTGTTCGCTGGGCGTGGGGCCGTGGGCTGGGGTATCTGATGGCCGGTAGGAGTTTCCTGGGTGGGTCTGCCTGGCAAGGGTTTGTGTGCGTGGGGCAAGGAGGCTGCCGTGTCTGGGTCTCACTGTAGTTTTCCAGGCCTGGAACGTGTTGGCAGGCCAGTGCAAGCGGCCAGGTGTGTCTGTCTCTGGCTGCGGCTTGTGGGTGCCATCCGGATACCGAGCATGTGCTGGTGTCCTGCCCGGCTGTGGCCTGACGGCCCTCGGTATCTGCACACACCtgtggtgcctggcacagtcCCAGAGTTAGGCATGTCAAggcccctcacccctgcagcgGGGGAAGGGGGCCGGGGGGGCTGGCGGGGAGGCCTGGCCTCCCATCACAcgcccccctctccctctttcccagaATAAGCCGCCTCTTCAATGGCACCGAGCCCATCGTCCTGGACAGTTTGAAGCAACATTATTTCATCGACCGGGATGGGGAGATTTTCCGCTACGTCCTGAGCTTCCTGCGGACATCCAAACTGCTGCTCCCGGATGACTTCAAGGTGAGTCTGCGGCCAGCAGCTCCCCTGAGCCGCCTCTGTGGTGGCATTACACAGGGGACGCTGTGACTTAATAAATGGACCTGTGGTCGTCATGGCAACCATAAAAAGTTAAATGATGGAGCCGAGGGCTAAATCAGTTTTTCTAaactaattttgttttctcacatttttagCTTATTTATCAGGGTGTAACAACAGTTAAGCAGCGGTGCTTACCCCTTTTCGTTTGCCGTCTTGAAGGACGGTCGCATGCCAGAGTTACGGGAGTTAGAGCTTTCCCACATCTGTTCCCTGTTGGCAGCTTGCAGGGGAAACCCTGATCCAAACCAACCAGACCTTTTAAACACAAGGTTACCCCCAGGTCCCGGGGCGGGCCTGTCCAGGGCAGCCGACCTGGTTCCGAGAGGCCTACCTCCATGCTGTGCCCCTCCACAGCACTAGGGATCCCCAAGGAAGGAAGCTCAGGCCTGCCGAtgcccgtccttccttccttccttccttccttccttccttccttccttccttcctccctccctccctccctccctccctccctccctccctccctccctccttccctccctccccccccccccccccctcccagaGACCCAGTGGCCCTGGGGCTGTTTTGTCCTCCATCCAACTGATACTGGGTGCCAACAACCAAAGTCAGGCCAAAGATACAGTGAAATATGCAGACCTGGGTCCTGTCCCCATAGCACTTATAATCTAGTGAAAGACAGGtgttgaaccaaaaaaaaaaaaaaaaggcatgagtTCCCTGGGGGGCAAATGTTCTATAGAAGTAGAGAATGTGGTGAAGGGGAACCATGGAGAACCTGGCCCCAGGGGGGTTTGGAGAGAAGGCTGCTTCTCTGGGTGAAGGAGGAACAGGGCCAAACAAGTGTAAGGGCCTTGATGAGGGGGCAGGGTGGCAAGAAGCTTGGTACCTTCCAGAACCAGAGAGAAGGTATCAGCCTGGGACTGtatgaagggggaggggaaaggaggctgCCCCTTGAGGTGGGACCTTGGTGGCTAGCTCAGCATTTGGCATTTTACCTGACATGCAATGGAAGGGTTGTGAGCAGGGAATGACAATCGGGTTTGCGAGTCAGAAGGACAGCCCTGGCTGCTGTATGGGGAAGGCTGCTgtgagggtgaggggtgggagcaGGAGGCCAAGCGAGGTTTCCTGACGGCCTTGGTCCAGGTGGGAGGCAGCGAAGATAGAGCAAAGTGGCAGATTAGATTTCTGTTTAGGAATTGGCCACGGAAGGCCGTGGTGTGGATCGGTTGGGGGTAAGGGGACTCTCGAGGCTGCCTCCtggcctttggcttgggtcctgaGTGAATGCATGGAGGCCCAGGGGTGGGACAGGCTGGAGGGAGCATTGTACCTCACTCTTGCATGGAATTGGTGGTGGGGCATCGGGTGGAGAGGTTCTGGGCTCTAAGGGAAAATGTGTGCAGATACCATTTAAAACCTCGAGAGTGGATGAGAGCAGACGCCCAGGAGGGAGCCCTGAGGAAGCCCCAGTGGAGGGACAGGATGGGTCCCTGATCGACGACAGGCCCGCGTCGGGGCTAGAACTTGGGCTTCCCTCTGAGTGGTTCCAGAGGCTGGGGCCAACAGGTGGAAGGGGCtgagggcctgggggtgggcCCTGCTTTGGGGGTTGGGCCTCCTTGCCTCTCCCCCAGGGGTCCCCAGGTTCACCAGCCAGCCTTGAGCTCAGCCCCCAGTGAGTGGCCCAAGTCCTGGGGTCCTAAGCTACTCAGGACCCAGGCAAATATGGGCGTGCATGTGTTTGGGGGACAGTTGGTGTGAGCGTGCCAGCCTGGGAGGTGGGCTTCCCACTCCCAGACACCTCCTCAACCTGCCTGCTAGGGCAGGATGGGCCCGGCACTTGGCAGATTTGTCGCCCCTTAGACCTCACCCCCTTCTCTGAGCTGGGTGTTTATGTCCGCTTTATAGACGGTAAAACAGGCTCTGACAGGGTCAGTAACTGACGATCAGAGGCCTCAGGGCTGGTAGACAGCGTGCCAAAAATCCCACCCAGGCAGGTCTGCTTTGCCTCCCTGCTGGGCTATGAGCTCCTCCCGGGCAGGTGAGGATGCTGCTCCCCTCTGCCTGGCCCAGCCTCTCTTCTCTGGGATTCTAAGAAGGCGGCAGGTCCGCAGGCCATAGGCACGGCCTCAGGCTCCCCTAGTGCAGCCCCCTTGGTCTTTGCAGAGGCCCCTCTCTGCTCCAGAGACTTGAGGCCAGATGGAAGAGCACAAGGTTATCTGGCAAAGGTGCACACCAGCTGCCGCCTTTGGGTTCAGGCTAGACTCCGGGGGCTTGCACACATTCACCTGCGCCTCATTctccccatctgtacaatgggtaCGACCATCGCAGTCCACCCTgagccctgggggcgggggcagggcgcGTGGGGGGGCCGGAGCGGGCAAGAGCAGCCCCGGCCGCCGCCATCCGGTGTGCGCGCGCCCGCAGGACTTCAGCCTGCTGTACGAGGAGGCGCGGTACTACCAGCTGCAGCCCATGGTGCGCGAGCTGGAGCGCTggcagcaggagcaggagcagcgCCGACGCAGCCGCGCCTGTGACTGCCTCGTCGTGCGCGTCACGCCGGACCTGGGCGAGCGCATTGCGCTCAGTGGCGAGAAGGCCCTCATCGAGGAGGTCTTCCCCGAGACCGGGGACGTCATGTGCAACTCTGTCAACGCCGGCTGGAACCAGGACCCCACGCACGTCATACGCTTCCCGCTCAACGGCTACTGCCGGCTCAACTCGGTGCAGGTGAGGGctgcgcccgccccgccccgcctcccccctgccttcccccttGGGCCTCCGGGGGCAGCGGGGATAGGTGCAGGGAGGCGCGGTCCCTGAAACGGTGAAGCCCTCCGTGCCATCTTACAGAAAAGGCAACAATGTGTCGATGCATAATTTATGTCCCGCTCATAATTAAATGATGGCGCCTGGGGGATGGACTTAAAAAAATtgatctgtgcttttttttttttttccaaaaggatgTTCTATAAAAATGGCCCAGAGTATTTTCAACAAAGTGTGCTTCATTTGACACCCAGAGTCTGCCTTTGGATTCAAATTAAACC
This region includes:
- the KCTD15 gene encoding BTB/POZ domain-containing protein KCTD15, which codes for MPHRKERPSGSSLHAHGSAGTAEGGSMSRLSLTRSPVSPLAAQGIPLPAQLTKSNAPVHIDVGGHMYTSSLATLTKYPDSRISRLFNGTEPIVLDSLKQHYFIDRDGEIFRYVLSFLRTSKLLLPDDFKDFSLLYEEARYYQLQPMVRELERWQQEQEQRRRSRACDCLVVRVTPDLGERIALSGEKALIEEVFPETGDVMCNSVNAGWNQDPTHVIRFPLNGYCRLNSVQVLERLFQRGFSVAASCGGGVDSSQFSEYVLCREERRPQPTPTAVRIKQEPLD